Genomic segment of Nostoc commune NIES-4072:
AAAAGCTCAAAGCTCGACTACATAAAAGTTTCAGAATGTTGCTTCGATTATTATTTTCTGAAAGTGACAAAAGAGGGTTAATTTTTATTCATCTGTATTTTTCAACATTCCCATCAACAATAAAGTCATTCACGCTTTTGAAGTTGTATACTGCTCAATGAAAAACGACTCTCTGGAGAAAAGCTAATGACCGACTTGATAAAAATAAGCAAGTAATCCAGAACTTTGTTCAAGTCGTTTGGAATGGTCGAAATCTTACAGCGTTGAAAGATTTCTGGACAGAGAATTGTATTAACCATGCGATGTCTTGTACAGAAAATTGCGGTATTGATGCACTGAGGGTCTATCATGAATCCTTCTTTGACGATTTCTTCGCTGCGTTCCCCGACATCCAAATTGAGATTGTGCAGCAGGTCGCCGAAGGGGATCGGGTTGTTAGCTACATCATAAGTCACGGCAAGCACAGCGGGTCATTCTACGGCATTGCACCAACTGGCAGGAGCATCTCGACATCAGTGATCCGAATTGATCGGGTTCAAGATGGAAAGATTGCTGAACATTGGTCTGTTTCTGACGCAGCAGGTCTGATGCAGCAACTTCAATCTTGAACTACCAGTGATTTAAAAATTGTCAATAAAGCGTTGATATGTCCAGCAATTCTCATTTTGAAATAAATAGAGTATTAACCCCCATTTCAAAATTCAAAATATAGTACAAAATAACTAGTTTTCCGGGAGAGGCGATGCTTGTGGCGAGGGAAGCGAGGGAAGCGATCGCTAAAAAAA
This window contains:
- a CDS encoding ester cyclase yields the protein MQNFVQVVWNGRNLTALKDFWTENCINHAMSCTENCGIDALRVYHESFFDDFFAAFPDIQIEIVQQVAEGDRVVSYIISHGKHSGSFYGIAPTGRSISTSVIRIDRVQDGKIAEHWSVSDAAGLMQQLQS